The Bacilli bacterium DNA segment CGCCCAACGGGTCGATCGCCTCGGCAATACCTGCGACGATGCCACGGCCCGTTTTTACTTCCACCCGATTATGAAGTGTAACGCTGAGCGCCTCCCACAAAATGCGGATCGAATGAAAGCCGTCTGACCGAAAGATGGCGTAAAGCTCCTCCAACTCGCGCAAAAAGTTGGCGATCAGCTTCTCCCTGTCCACCTTTGCGCCGGAAGCGATAAAGAGCGAGGTCGCCCGATTTCTGATATCATCCGGAAAATCGGCTTCCTCAAGGTTTACGCTGATGCCGATCCCGGCAATCACGACCAGCAGTTTTTCGTCTTCGGCGCGGGATTCCAGCAAAATGCCGCATATTTTTTTTCCGTTGAAAAGCAAATCGTTCGGCCATTTAATGCCGATTTCGATCCCGCACATGTTGCGGATGGCCCGGCACAGCGCGACGGAAACAAGCGCCGTCAGTTGCGGCGCAAACGCCAACGGAATATCCGGGCGCAAAATCAAGCTCATATAAACGCCTTTGCCGGGCGGCGAATGCCATTTGCGCCCCATTCTGCCCCTGCCGGCGGTCTGTTTCTCCGCGATAACGAGCGTGCCCTCTTCCGCACCTGCGGCGGCCTGCTGCTGCGCGAGCGTCTGTGTCGACCCGGTTTGCTCGATAAGGATCAGATTGCGCCCGAAAGATTTGGTCTGCAATTCGCGCATGATTTTGGCCGCATCGATCTTTTCCGGCTTTGCCACCAATTTATAGCCCAGTCTGGGCACGGATTCAAACACATAGCCCTTTTTCTTCAAATGTTGGATATGCTTCCAGACCGCTGTGCGGCTGCATTGAAAATAATGACTGAGCAGTTCGCCCGATACGTATTCATGTTTGCGCTCTTCAAAAAACGCGAGCAGTTGCTCGTTCATGTATCCGCACCGTCCCGTATCAATTCCAGCGCCCGTTGGCACAATCGCTCGCGATCGTTGGGCACCCGTTCATAGATGACTTCTTCGTACAGCTTGTCCAATAGCTTGCCAAGCCAGGGCCCCGGGGAGCGCGCTGTAATTCGCAGCAAATCGGACCCGTTCACGCTTAAGTCCGCAGGAGCCGCAACAGGCATTCGCTTACGCAAAACAAACGCTTGTCCATACAGCGCGGCAAAAATTTCTGCCGATAATTCCCCGGGCAATTTTCCGCTTGCGTGGGCCGCCAGGTTCATCAGATCAAGCCATACCGACATGCTTGCGGGAGAAAATCGCACGCAACCCGCGCGCCAAATATTTTGCAGAGATGACGGGAAGTCGTCTGACCGTG contains these protein-coding regions:
- a CDS encoding biotin--[acetyl-CoA-carboxylase] ligase, whose translation is MNEQLLAFFEERKHEYVSGELLSHYFQCSRTAVWKHIQHLKKKGYVFESVPRLGYKLVAKPEKIDAAKIMRELQTKSFGRNLILIEQTGSTQTLAQQQAAAGAEEGTLVIAEKQTAGRGRMGRKWHSPPGKGVYMSLILRPDIPLAFAPQLTALVSVALCRAIRNMCGIEIGIKWPNDLLFNGKKICGILLESRAEDEKLLVVIAGIGISVNLEEADFPDDIRNRATSLFIASGAKVDREKLIANFLRELEELYAIFRSDGFHSIRILWEALSVTLHNRVEVKTGRGIVAGIAEAIDPLGGLVVRKSDGKKTTVYSGEVGFTEAAAKRAQE